The bacterium BMS3Abin02 genome includes a region encoding these proteins:
- the argD_1 gene encoding acetylornithine aminotransferase, producing MGTQRELHARHNQVLPSWLALYYRQPIALVRGQGRRVWDAEGEEYLDFFGGILTTMTGHNVPEVVEAIREQAGRILHTSTLYLIEPQIELAEKMAELSGIPDAKVFFTNSGTEANDTAMLLATTYRRSNEVLALRNSYHGRSFAAVSLTGNRSWSPTSLAPLNVTYVHSGYRYRSPFGHLPDEEFTAACVADLRDLLKVATSGNVACLIAEPIQGVGGFVTPPDGFFGAMKDELDQHGILFISDEVQTGWGRTGEHFWGYQAHGIVPDMITFAKGVGNGLAIGGVIARAEIMDCLNANSISTFGGNPLATTGALANLNYLLEHDLQTNALKVGQHLRSRIDHLADGYEIIGEVRGKGLMIGVELVRPGGTDPYPEAASHIMEAARAGGLLLGKGGMFGNVLRIAPPLSLTEEEADEGFEALSEAVAATAALFERGDN from the coding sequence ATGGGCACGCAACGAGAACTCCACGCACGACACAACCAGGTGCTCCCATCCTGGCTGGCGCTCTACTACCGGCAGCCCATCGCTCTGGTGCGAGGGCAAGGCCGGCGGGTATGGGACGCCGAAGGCGAAGAATACCTCGACTTCTTTGGGGGCATCCTCACGACCATGACCGGCCACAATGTGCCGGAGGTCGTCGAGGCGATCCGGGAGCAGGCGGGACGCATCCTCCACACGTCGACGCTCTACCTCATCGAGCCTCAGATCGAGTTGGCCGAGAAAATGGCCGAGCTGTCGGGGATTCCCGACGCCAAGGTGTTCTTCACGAACTCGGGGACCGAAGCCAACGACACGGCCATGCTGCTGGCCACCACGTACCGACGCTCCAACGAGGTGCTGGCGCTTCGCAACAGCTATCACGGCCGCTCGTTCGCCGCCGTTTCGCTGACCGGCAACCGGTCCTGGTCCCCGACCAGCCTCGCTCCCCTCAACGTGACGTATGTGCACAGCGGCTATCGGTATCGAAGCCCCTTCGGTCACCTTCCGGACGAAGAATTCACCGCCGCCTGCGTGGCCGACCTGCGCGACCTGCTGAAGGTCGCCACCTCCGGGAATGTGGCCTGCCTGATCGCCGAGCCGATCCAGGGTGTGGGCGGTTTCGTAACTCCCCCGGATGGCTTCTTCGGAGCGATGAAGGACGAACTGGACCAGCACGGGATTCTCTTCATCTCCGACGAGGTTCAGACCGGATGGGGGAGGACCGGCGAGCACTTCTGGGGATACCAGGCGCACGGTATCGTCCCCGACATGATCACTTTCGCCAAGGGGGTCGGCAACGGGCTGGCCATCGGCGGAGTGATCGCACGAGCCGAGATCATGGACTGTCTGAACGCCAACTCGATCTCGACGTTCGGGGGGAACCCGCTCGCCACGACCGGGGCACTGGCCAACCTGAACTACCTGCTGGAACATGACCTGCAAACCAACGCCCTGAAGGTGGGCCAACATCTGCGGTCCCGCATCGATCACCTGGCCGACGGCTACGAGATCATCGGCGAGGTGCGGGGGAAGGGCCTCATGATCGGCGTGGAACTCGTTCGCCCCGGCGGGACGGATCCGTACCCGGAGGCAGCCTCACACATCATGGAGGCAGCTCGGGCCGGAGGCCTGCTGCTCGGCAAGGGTGGCATGTTCGGAAACGTCCTGCGCATCGCGCCGCCTCTCTCTTTGACCGAGGAGGAGGCCGACGAGGGCTTTGAGGCGCTGAGCGAGGCGGTTGCCGCGACCGCGGCCCTCTTCGAGAGAGGAGACAACTGA